The Persephonella sp. IF05-L8 region TAAGTTTTTGTTTCTCTCCTTTTCATAACAATTATCTGGAATAGTTTAATCAGTATGTTTGCAATGTTTCTTGATTTTTCTGCAAGCATATCAACTTTTTCTATAGCTTCATCAATTTTTCCTTCTTCTTGAAGTTTCATTATTTCTATACCAAGATTATGGAATTCAATATGAGCTTTTTCAAGCTCTTTCATAAGTTCAACAGCTTCTGGACCGTATTTCTCAGCCTCTAAAAGTCCCTCTGTGTAGTACCATTTTCCAAGATTACATTGGGTATGGTCTACAGGTGTAAATGTTCCTTTTCCTTCTATAGCTTTAATTACATTCTCCACAAATTCTGCATGTTCAAGTATCCTTGTAAGCAGGTCTAATTCTCCTACTCTTCTAATTTTCTTAAACATATTCCATACTTCCATACTGTTTTTGAAAGTGGCGTTTGCAATATGGTCAAGCTCAATACCAATGTCTAAGATATCGTCTATAGACCCAAGAAGTTCCTTGCTTCTTTCTGATACAGACCTGATTGTATTGGATTGTTCTTCAGTTGAAGCTGTCTGTCTCATAATCATATCTGTTATTCTAATATTGGCTTCTTTAATCTTATCAAGAATATTTTCAATCTCTTCGGAATATTCAGCACCTTCATTAATTATGTCACGGACATTTGTAACTTCTGTTTCTGTTTTTTCCATCTCTTCCATGATTGCCATTACAACTTCTCTAATCTCATTGGCACTTTTGGATGTTTTTTCTGCCAGTTTTCTTACTTCATCAGCAACAACTGCAAATCCTCTTCCTACTTCTCCAGCCCTTGCAGCTTCTATCGCTGCATTTAATGCAAGAAGGTTGGTTTGTTCCGTAATTTCAAGTATTACATCAAGTATATGCTCTATGCCTGTAACTCTTTTTCTTAGTTCTGCTGTGGATTCTGTGAGTTTTGATATGACCTCGACTGATTGTCTGATATTTGCAACAGATTTTTCAATAGATTGTGAACCTTTTTCAACAAGTTGATTAATATCTTCCTGTGTTCTTTGAACTTCCTGAATAGAACTTGATAATTCTGTTAAAGCATCACTAATCTCGGCAACAGAATCAACAATGTGGTTTAGGTTGTTTTTAAAGGTTGTCATTTCATCTCTGAGTTTGAATGTGTTTATACCTATCTGGGCTGTTTCGTAGATTGTCATTACCATTTCAGGAGAAGTATCAAGTATTATCTTGTCCAGAAATCTATCGCTGGTTACATCCTTCCATGTAGCTGCATATCCTACAATATTACCATCAGGGTCTGTAACGGCAAATCTATAGGATTCTATTATATGATTTCCTACAACTATATCTGCGTTTTTGATAACTTCTCCTGGCTTTAGAGATTTGAGAAGTTGTTTTATCCTATCTGGGTCTTTATGAAATTTATGTATTGATATTCCCTCTGGGTGTTCCCAGTCTATATTAAATCCATATATTTTGTTGATATCTTCTCCAAGTTTTTTAAGAATTTCTTTTCCTCTTTTGTTTACGAAAATCAGTTCGTTTCCTTCTTTACCTGGTTTAAAGTCTGTATTTGCTATAAATACTCCTTCTTCCTGTAAATAATCAAGTATCTTCCATTGATTTTTTAGATATTCCTGCAGGTCTCCAAATTTTCCTTTTATACCTTCTAATTTGCTCTGAAATTCATCTATCTGCTGCTGTTTTTTCTTTAAATCGTTTTGTAAAACTTTTACCTCTTCATCTTTTGCTTTCAGCAACTCCTCAAGTTTGGCTATGTATTCATCCTTTTTCTCTATCTCTTCCTTTAGTTTGTCTATAGTCCGATATGCATCTTTGCACCCAAAGAGACCCATTGCCTAATCCTCCTAATTTCTATTTTTTCATGGCTGAGAAAATTTTTTCTATTTTTTCTTTCAGGACTTCTGCTGTAAATGGTTTTACTATGTAGTTGTTCACTCCTGCTTTTATGGCCATCAGGACGTTTTCTTTTTTGGCTTCAGCAGTTACCATAAGCACAGGTAGATGTTTTAGCTCCGGGTCTTTTCTAATCTCCTGTACAAGTTCAAGTCCTGTCATATTTGGCATATTCCAGTCTGTTATTACAAAGTCGTATTTTGAGGTTTTTAATTTCTGAAGGGCAACTTTTCCATCTTCTGCTTCATCTATATTTTTGAAACCAAGCTGTTCAAGAAGTCCTTTTATAATTCTTCTCATGGTAGCCATGTCGTCAACAACAAGTATTCTTATGTTTGGGTCAGGTAATGCCATTTATTTCCTCCTTATCCTTTTTTTATTGCGTATTTATGAACAAGTTTTAGCAGGTCTGGAGCATCAAATTTAACAAGATGAGCATCAGCATTAACAAATTTTGCTTTATCAACTGTAGCTCTATCACTTAAAGATGTATTTATAATTACAGGTATTTTAGATAATTCTGGATGTTCTTTTATTTTCCTGGTAAAAGTAAGACCGTCCATTCCTGGCATTTCTATATCTGAAACAATTAGCTGTATGTAATCTGTTACATCTTTTCCTTCTGCTTTTGCCTGTTCAAGATATTTATTCAGGATGTCTAATCCTTCAAGACCACTGGAAGCTTCCAATACTGTATGACCATCTTTCTCCAGTATTCCCCTAATTATTTTCCTTGCTACCGGACTATCATCTAAGATTAAAATTGTGAAATGCCCTTTTCTTTCAACTTCTTCTTCTGGAACTTCTTCATCTACTCCAAATATTTTAATCATTCCAAGCTCATCAAGTATACCCTCGAAGTCAAGTAGAAGAAGTAATTGACCTTCTTCTATTTCAATAACACCAACTATTTTTCCTCCCAGTCTTTCTTCTATACTTGGTGGAGGTTTTTTGATATCTGCCCATTTAATTCTTCTTATTCTTTTTGCTTCATGGACAATGACACCAACTATTTCTCTCAGGAATTCCATTACTATTATGTATTTTCCTGCTCCTTCTGGTTCACGGATTTTCATCCATTTTGCAAGGTTTACTATTGGGACTATTTCTCCCCTGATTTTTGCTATTCCTTCTACTTCAGGGGGAGAGCCTGGGGATTTGACTATATTTTCTGGTTTTCTGGCTACTTCACGGACTTTTGCAACATTTACACCTAAGACCCACTCATATATCTCTCCATTATCCAGAAGTTCATACATTCGGAAATCAATTATCTCAAGCTCATTTGCTCCTGTTTCAAGTATTTTAGGAAGGTAATCTTTTTTTGCCATTTATTTCCTCCAAACCTTTACAGGTTCTCAGGTCTAAATATTTTCTTTATGTTTAAAAGGGTTAAAAGTTCTTTATGTCCATCTTCTGTATCTATCATTACAACACCTTCGATAAATTCAGGGTCTATTCCTATAGAGTTCATAGGAGGAGGTTGTATGTCTTTAGGATTGATATTAATAGCTCCTTCTACTTTATCTACTGTTATCCCTATATGTCCAAGTTCTGTTTCAACTACAACAATTGTTGGTTTTTCAACTTCTTCACCCTGGAGATTAAATTTCTTCTTTAATGAAACGACTGGAATAATATTACCCCGTAAGTTCATAACTCCAAGGATATACGGCTTTGTTTTAGGAACAGGAGTAATCTCTATATCTTTGGTGATTTTTATTACATCTTTTATGTTTACCCCTACAAGCTCGTCTCCGAGCCTGAATGTTATAAGCCTTTCCTCATTTGTTACTTCTGCTTCTATTTCTCTTAAACCAAGGACTTCTAATTCTGACATCACAGCACTCCAATAAGTTGTGATTTTTTATCATTAATTAAAGAATTTGTATCTACTATTAATACTACTCTACCATCTCCTGTTATGGTAGCACCAGCAATTCCCTGGACATTTTCAAGAAGTTTGCCAAGAGGTTTGATAACTATTTCTTCTTCTCCAAATAGTTCTTCCACTGCAATTGCAATATTTTTTTCTCCAACTCTGACAATAACAATAAACTGTTTTTCTCCTTCATCTTCAATGTCAAACAGCTCATTTAAACTAAATAAAAGGTGAACTTCATCTCTGAGCATAAATGATTTGAACTGGCCTATCCTTTTTACATTTTCAGGTTCATATCTAACTATTTCAACTACAGAATAGAGTGGAATTGCAAAAATTCTATCATTGGCACCAACCATAAGGGTTCTTATAATTGCAACAGTTAAAGGTAGTTTCATTATGAACTTAGTACCTTTGCCAGGTTCGCTTTCAACCTCAATGGTTCCTCTTAAGGAATGAATTGTAGAAGCAACAACATCCATTCCGACACCTCTTCCTGAAACCTCACTTACCTGGTCAGCAGTAGAGAAACCGGGCATAAAAAGAAGTTCATAAGCTTCTTTGTCTGACATATTCTCTGCTTGTTCTGGGGTTATTAAACCCTTTTCTATAGCTTTTTGTTTTACTTTTTCAACATTTATTCCTCGTCCATCATCCTCAATTGAGATTATAATTCTGTCTCCTTCCTGATATGCTGAAAGCTTTATTGTTCCGACTTCAGGTTTTCCGGCTTTTATTCTTTCTTCTGGAGGTTCTATACCGTGGTCTATTGCATTTCTAACAAGGTGGATAAGAGGGTCTTCCAGTTTGTCCAGTATAGACCTATCTATTTCTGTGTCCTCACCTTCAAGTACAAGATTTACTTTTTTATTAAGTTTTTTGGCAAGGTCTCTCACAATCCTTGGGAATTTACTGAATATTTTTTTAACAGGTTGCATTCGGAGTTTCATTACTGCATCTTGCAGGTCGCTAACTGTTCGGCTCATTCCAGTTATAGAATCTATTAGCTCTTCTATGGTGTCAGAGGAATTACAGTTTGCTTCCAATCCTGAAGCCAGTTTGACTATCCTGTTTCTATCAAGGACAAGTTCCCCAACTAAGTTCATCAGAGTTTCTACCCTGTCTACATCTACTCTGATAACCTCTTCTTTTTTTTCTGTTTTTTTCTTTTTTGTTTGGACTGCTTCCTTTTGGGGCGTTTTTATTTCAGGTTTTGGTTGGGATTTTTGTGTTTCTACAGGTTGTTGAACCTCTGTTTCTTTAGAAACTTCTTCTGTTTTTTCTTCTTTTTCTTGTTTTGTAGAAGTTTTAGGGATTATAAGGTCTTTTACATCTTTTCCTTCTGTGATTAGTTGCTCTAATTTTTCTATTACTTCAAGAGGTGGTCTTTCATCAGGAGGAAGAAGTATAAGCTCTTCCAGAATTTCTCCTAAGTCCTTACCAGGATATTGGAGTATCAGCTTCTTAATATCCTCGTCCACACCAGGAACAAATTCAAACTCAGTATTTTCTGAATTTTCTGTTTGACTATTGTTATCTGTTATTACTTCTGCTTCAATGACTGTTTCACCAGACAGAATTTGTTCCAGTTTATTTAGAAGCTCTTTTATATCTTCTTCATCAGGAATTTCATCATTTTCTTTTAACATATCTATTGCTTCTTTTAGTTTATCAACACCCTCAAAAATTACATCCATCATTTCAGAGGTTAAATGAAGTTCATCATTACGGAGCTTATTGAAGATATCTTCTATCTTGTGGGCTATTTCCACAATTGATGTAAGTCCTAAAAATCCAGCTCCACCTTTGAGGGTGTGCATTCCCCTGAAAATTTTGTTTAGGAGTTCTTTGTCTTCAGGGTTTGTCTCCAGTTCTATTAAATCCTGGTCAAGATTTGCAAGTATCTCATCTGCTTCAATAAGAAATTCTTCTAAAATTTCCCTCATATCATCTGTAAAGTTTAGCTTCATCTTTAAACCCTCTTCTTTATTACATTCCAAACTGTTTTAGAATATCATCAACATCTTCCTGGGAAACCTCTTTTTTCCATTCAAGTTCTTCAAGTTTTTCCCTAAGTTCTTCTTTTTTGTTTTCTGATTTCTCCTCACTTATTCCAAATAAAAGTAATATTTTTAATATTTCTTTTTCAACATCGGATATAAAGTTTGAAATTTTAATTAACCTCTGGGAAACTATATCTTGAAATTCAAGAAGTGTTAACGAATTTGTTAATTGGGATAATATTTTCTCCAGCCTGGTTGTGATTTTATTTTTTAATTCTTCATCTTCAATCTGGGAAATCAAAGAAAGTAATTCTTTTAGGTCTGAGCTGATATCCATAATATTGTCAATCAATTTCTTTGTGGCTTCCTCACTTTCTTTTATGGCAAGTTCTATATGGGTGTTAACACTTTTAAACCCTTCTTTTTTACTACCCAGAGTTTCTATATCTTTCTTATACTGTTCAATAATCTCAAGTAATTTTTTAACTTCTTGAAACAGTCCTTCAGCCATTTAGACCCTCCTTTAAAACTTATTATCGTAATTTTTGGTAAAAATTATTAATGATATTATCGGTTGTTTTAAAGGAATAATTCATTGATATGGGGCAATGTTATTAATTTTTAATTATTGCCTTTAATTTGATATGGGGATATTATTTATTAGAAATAGGTACGAAATGAAAAAAGTAGAAAATCTTTTAGACAGGCTTATTGATAAGTTAAAAGAAGAGAAAAATCTTCTTATAGAAAGTATAACGGATAGTTCTGTTTCAGAGAAATTAATGAAGGTTATAGAAGAGAAAAGAGAAATTCTGTCTGAACTGTCCCAATTTTCAGTGGAAGATTTGGAACAATTTCAGGATAAAGTTGAAACAATTCAGTCTATGAGCAGATTAAATTTGAACATAGCAGCAAATAATGCCCAGTTTATAGAAGAACTATTTGATATTATCTTTGATGAACCTCAAAAATATGACCAGTCAGGTTCAATAACAGGGAAACAGCAAAAAGGGTTTATAAATAAAAAAATATAAAAAAGAAGCCTGAGTTTTTACTCAGGCTTATACCCCAAAAATAGTATACTTGAGCCACAGGAGACCGAGAGCAACAATCACGGTAACAATAGTTACCGGTGTTCCCTGTTTAACAAAATCAAAGAATTTTAATGGATATCCTTCTCTTTCAGAAAGTCCTGCTGCAACAACGTTTGCTGAAGCTCCTATTATTGTTAAGTTTCCTCCCAGACAGGCACCCAGAGCAAGAGCCCACCATAAAGGCTCTGTATTGAATGTGGCTGTTTTTGCCAGGTCAATAAGAACATAAGACATCGCCATGGTAAATGGAATGTTATCTACAATTCCTGAAATAATGGCAGAAAGACTACCTAAAATCAAAATTCCAGACATTGGGTCGGTTATAACCCCTGCAACTAATCTGGCAGCATCCTCAAATACTCCAGAATGTTCAAGTCCACCTATTACTACAAATAAACCTAAGAAGAACATAAGAGTTGTCCATTCAACTCTTTCAAATATTTTTTCAGGATTTTCTTTTGACCATAGCATTAAGGCTGATGCCATAAATAATGCGATTGTTCCTGCTTCCAGATGGAGTATATGATGGAGGAAAAATAGAATAATTGTAATCCCAAATATAATCAGTCCTTTTCTCATCAAAACTATGTCATATTCAATCTTTTGTTCTTCTACTATTCTTTTAAGCTCTTCTTCATCTTTTACTTTTGCTTCAAGATGTCCCTGAAACTTCATCATTCCTATAAAAACGATTGTTCCTATTATGTGGGTAACAATTACGATTGGAGCCAGATTAACTATAAAGTCCATAAATGTAAAGTTTCCCAGAGAACCGATAATTATATTGGGAGGGTCACCAATTAATGTTGCAGTTCCACCTATATTAGAGGCTAAAACAGTGGCAATTACATAAGGAACTGGAGGAAGTTTAAGTTTACGTGTTATAGAAATTAGAATAGGCACCATAAATAGCACAGTTGTCACATTATCCAGAAAAGCGGATAAAACGGCAGTTAACATTGTGAATGTAAGAATTATTTTTAAGGGGTCTCCTTTGGTTATCCTTAAAGCCACTGAAGACAGTATGGAGAAAAATCCACTTTCAATTAACACGGAAACGATAATCATCATACCAATAAGAAGAAACATGGTATTGTGGTCTATCGCTTCCCATGCTGCCTCAGGTGTAACTACACCAAGAAATATAGCCAGAGTTCCACCAAGCAGAGCTGCTGGTACACGATGGAAGAACTTTTCAAGAATAATCATTGTATAAGTACCAACAAATAGCAAAATAGATATCCAGTAAAGATTTTCTTTAGACCCTAAACCTAACATTCCCAGTATAGTTGTTGTGTGATGCTCCACTTTTACTCTCCTTCTTCCTTGTCTTTAAAAATTCCCACAGACATTTCTGAATTTTCTATATATGAGTTTTTATTCTCAATATTCTGATTTATTATAAGCAGGTCGTACTCTTTTTTTCGTGCATAATAGGGAATTTCTTTTTTAGGGTCACCTTTAACTATAATTAACTCTGCTTTTTCTTTTCCCAGGGCTTTTACCATTTTTTCCCTAACAATTTCAACATGTTCCTTAAATAAGTCAGCTACAATTTGCTTTGCTTCTTCTTCAGGATGGGTTTTCATCAAAGATAGTTCGTAGTAGGCCTCATAAAAGGAGGTTATAAAATGAAAATTAACCCCCAATTTACTGGCAAATAAATGGGCAGATTTGATATAGAATGGTGTTGCTGTTTCTTTATCTACATTAATCAAAATTTTTTCTAATTTAGATGCATCTTCTTGAAGCATGATGATATCAATATTTTTTATAGAGTAGATA contains the following coding sequences:
- a CDS encoding chemotaxis protein CheA: MKLNFTDDMREILEEFLIEADEILANLDQDLIELETNPEDKELLNKIFRGMHTLKGGAGFLGLTSIVEIAHKIEDIFNKLRNDELHLTSEMMDVIFEGVDKLKEAIDMLKENDEIPDEEDIKELLNKLEQILSGETVIEAEVITDNNSQTENSENTEFEFVPGVDEDIKKLILQYPGKDLGEILEELILLPPDERPPLEVIEKLEQLITEGKDVKDLIIPKTSTKQEKEEKTEEVSKETEVQQPVETQKSQPKPEIKTPQKEAVQTKKKKTEKKEEVIRVDVDRVETLMNLVGELVLDRNRIVKLASGLEANCNSSDTIEELIDSITGMSRTVSDLQDAVMKLRMQPVKKIFSKFPRIVRDLAKKLNKKVNLVLEGEDTEIDRSILDKLEDPLIHLVRNAIDHGIEPPEERIKAGKPEVGTIKLSAYQEGDRIIISIEDDGRGINVEKVKQKAIEKGLITPEQAENMSDKEAYELLFMPGFSTADQVSEVSGRGVGMDVVASTIHSLRGTIEVESEPGKGTKFIMKLPLTVAIIRTLMVGANDRIFAIPLYSVVEIVRYEPENVKRIGQFKSFMLRDEVHLLFSLNELFDIEDEGEKQFIVIVRVGEKNIAIAVEELFGEEEIVIKPLGKLLENVQGIAGATITGDGRVVLIVDTNSLINDKKSQLIGVL
- a CDS encoding protein phosphatase CheZ, with the protein product MAEGLFQEVKKLLEIIEQYKKDIETLGSKKEGFKSVNTHIELAIKESEEATKKLIDNIMDISSDLKELLSLISQIEDEELKNKITTRLEKILSQLTNSLTLLEFQDIVSQRLIKISNFISDVEKEILKILLLFGISEEKSENKKEELREKLEELEWKKEVSQEDVDDILKQFGM
- a CDS encoding chemotaxis response regulator CheY; its protein translation is MALPDPNIRILVVDDMATMRRIIKGLLEQLGFKNIDEAEDGKVALQKLKTSKYDFVITDWNMPNMTGLELVQEIRKDPELKHLPVLMVTAEAKKENVLMAIKAGVNNYIVKPFTAEVLKEKIEKIFSAMKK
- a CDS encoding chemotaxis protein CheW; amino-acid sequence: MSELEVLGLREIEAEVTNEERLITFRLGDELVGVNIKDVIKITKDIEITPVPKTKPYILGVMNLRGNIIPVVSLKKKFNLQGEEVEKPTIVVVETELGHIGITVDKVEGAININPKDIQPPPMNSIGIDPEFIEGVVMIDTEDGHKELLTLLNIKKIFRPENL
- a CDS encoding ArsB/NhaD family transporter; translation: MEHHTTTILGMLGLGSKENLYWISILLFVGTYTMIILEKFFHRVPAALLGGTLAIFLGVVTPEAAWEAIDHNTMFLLIGMMIIVSVLIESGFFSILSSVALRITKGDPLKIILTFTMLTAVLSAFLDNVTTVLFMVPILISITRKLKLPPVPYVIATVLASNIGGTATLIGDPPNIIIGSLGNFTFMDFIVNLAPIVIVTHIIGTIVFIGMMKFQGHLEAKVKDEEELKRIVEEQKIEYDIVLMRKGLIIFGITIILFFLHHILHLEAGTIALFMASALMLWSKENPEKIFERVEWTTLMFFLGLFVVIGGLEHSGVFEDAARLVAGVITDPMSGILILGSLSAIISGIVDNIPFTMAMSYVLIDLAKTATFNTEPLWWALALGACLGGNLTIIGASANVVAAGLSEREGYPLKFFDFVKQGTPVTIVTVIVALGLLWLKYTIFGV
- a CDS encoding chemotaxis protein; translation: MAKKDYLPKILETGANELEIIDFRMYELLDNGEIYEWVLGVNVAKVREVARKPENIVKSPGSPPEVEGIAKIRGEIVPIVNLAKWMKIREPEGAGKYIIVMEFLREIVGVIVHEAKRIRRIKWADIKKPPPSIEERLGGKIVGVIEIEEGQLLLLLDFEGILDELGMIKIFGVDEEVPEEEVERKGHFTILILDDSPVARKIIRGILEKDGHTVLEASSGLEGLDILNKYLEQAKAEGKDVTDYIQLIVSDIEMPGMDGLTFTRKIKEHPELSKIPVIINTSLSDRATVDKAKFVNADAHLVKFDAPDLLKLVHKYAIKKG
- a CDS encoding universal stress protein, which encodes MPVDTIIFYQKEKINFNNLEIVKKIASKLQKKLILLFVEIPQEEKEKALSIVSSNGIDFELKNQIEEDFIKEEIKKEKPDLLILTREKLSPLEHIFKTPETEKFIYSIKNIDIIMLQEDASKLEKILINVDKETATPFYIKSAHLFASKLGVNFHFITSFYEAYYELSLMKTHPEEEAKQIVADLFKEHVEIVREKMVKALGKEKAELIIVKGDPKKEIPYYARKKEYDLLIINQNIENKNSYIENSEMSVGIFKDKEEGE
- a CDS encoding methyl-accepting chemotaxis protein, which codes for MGLFGCKDAYRTIDKLKEEIEKKDEYIAKLEELLKAKDEEVKVLQNDLKKKQQQIDEFQSKLEGIKGKFGDLQEYLKNQWKILDYLQEEGVFIANTDFKPGKEGNELIFVNKRGKEILKKLGEDINKIYGFNIDWEHPEGISIHKFHKDPDRIKQLLKSLKPGEVIKNADIVVGNHIIESYRFAVTDPDGNIVGYAATWKDVTSDRFLDKIILDTSPEMVMTIYETAQIGINTFKLRDEMTTFKNNLNHIVDSVAEISDALTELSSSIQEVQRTQEDINQLVEKGSQSIEKSVANIRQSVEVISKLTESTAELRKRVTGIEHILDVILEITEQTNLLALNAAIEAARAGEVGRGFAVVADEVRKLAEKTSKSANEIREVVMAIMEEMEKTETEVTNVRDIINEGAEYSEEIENILDKIKEANIRITDMIMRQTASTEEQSNTIRSVSERSKELLGSIDDILDIGIELDHIANATFKNSMEVWNMFKKIRRVGELDLLTRILEHAEFVENVIKAIEGKGTFTPVDHTQCNLGKWYYTEGLLEAEKYGPEAVELMKELEKAHIEFHNLGIEIMKLQEEGKIDEAIEKVDMLAEKSRNIANILIKLFQIIVMKRRETKT